ACAATTATCTATAATATACAGTCAGGTTCTATTAGCACTTTAACACAATAGATAATTAGGCCATAAAGTGTGGTCTTCACAGCGGTGTAGTGATAACAAACACGTATATGCTTTCATGCTGCCTCATCTTGCCAAGGTATACGTCCATTTTTGATAAAATAGTCGGCTATCTCTTTGCGAATAGCTCGGGCATTTGACGAACTTTTTCTTGGCACTGCCTTTAAATTGCATAATGACATTGGTTGTGCTTCCCGTCTCCATGTTCCTTCCACTAAAGTACCATCTGTCCACTGTGCCGTCTGGAGCATACAAACTGGAAGATTTCTTGCTCTGTCTCAAATAATTATGCAAGTAAATAGTTGTCAGTGCAATAACACT
This portion of the Schistocerca serialis cubense isolate TAMUIC-IGC-003099 chromosome 3, iqSchSeri2.2, whole genome shotgun sequence genome encodes:
- the LOC126470854 gene encoding uncharacterized protein LOC126470854, which gives rise to MTPYVILAYEAFALHENVMKPYAGVYAKGTKERTFNYRLSRARRVIENCFGILTSVFRVMRKPMLLDPEKSSVIALTTIYLHNYLRQSKKSSSLYAPDGTVDRWYFSGRNMETGSTTNVIMQFKGSAKKKFVKCPSYSQRDSRLFYQKWTYTLAR